In Macadamia integrifolia cultivar HAES 741 chromosome 13, SCU_Mint_v3, whole genome shotgun sequence, one DNA window encodes the following:
- the LOC122060156 gene encoding cysteine protease XCP2-like, producing the protein MGSWKTKLALLLCLWASISGLCLCLSREFSIVGYDSDELLSSEERVADVFRQWREKHGKVYKHQGELHRRFQSFKENLKYVIEKNSKKKSPSGHVVGLNKFADLSNEEFKEMYLSKVKKPMNKKSGTKWGSKKGKEMSCEAPSTLDWRKKGVVTAVKDQGDCGSCWSFSSTGAMEGINAIVTSELISLSEQELIDCDTTNDGCDGGYMDYAFEWVISNGGIDSESNYPYTGSDGTCNTAEEETKVVTIDGYEDVAEEESAVFCAVVQQPVSVGIDGSAWDFQLYTGGIYDGDCSSNPDDIDHAVLIVGYGSEGDEEYWIVKNSWGTSWGIDGYIYIRRNTDLEYGVCAINAMASYPTKESVTPSPSPFPSPSVPPPPPPPPPPPPPPPPPPPSPTPPSPGPSPIQCGDFSYCASTETCCCIFEFYDFCLIYGCCEYEDAVCCTGTEYCCPADYPICDVDEGLCLQNYGDYLGVAAKKRKVAKHKFPWTKLERTENLYRPLQWKRNRLAALQ; encoded by the exons ATGGGTTCCTGGAAAACCAAGCTCGCCCTTCTTTTGTGTCTATGGGCATCCATTTCTGGCTTGTGTTTGTGCCTTTCAAGGGAGTTTTCCATAGTGGGTTATGACTCGGACGAGTTATTGTCATCAGAAGAACGAGTTGCCGATGTGTTCAGGCAATGGAGGGAGAAGCATGGGAAGGTTTATAAGCATCAAGGAGAGCTGCACAGGAGATTTCAGAGCTTCAAGGAGAATCTGAAATACGTGATAGAGAAGAACTCAAAGAAGAAGTCGCCGTCCGGGCATGTTGTGGGATTAAACAAGTTTGCAGATTTAAGTAATGAGGAGTTCAAAGAGATGTATTTGTCCAAAGTGAAAAAACCGATGAACAAGAAGAGTGGTACCAAATGGGGGAgtaagaaggggaaggagatgtCATGTGAAGCTCCTTCTACTTTAGATTGGAGGAAGAAGGGAGTGGTGACTGCTGTTAAGGACCAAGGAGATTGTG GGAGTTGTTGGTCATTCTCTTCAACTGGAGCCATGGAAGGAATAAATGCCATAGTTACCTCTGAACTCATCAGCCTTTCTGAACAGGAACTTATAGATTGTGACACAACCAATGATGGGTGTGATGGAGGTTACATGGACTATGCATTTGAGTGGGTTATAAGTAATGGTGGAATTGATTCAGAGTCAAACTATCCTTATACAGGGTCCGATGGAACCTGCAACACCGCTGAG GAGGAAACCAAAGTAGTGACCATTGATGGATATGAAGATGTAGCTGAAGAAGAAAGTGCTGTATTTTGTGCTGTTGTTCAGCAACCTGTGAGTGTGGGGATTGATGGCTCAGCTTGGGATTTTCAACTATACACAGGG GGGATTTACGATGGGGACTGCTCGAGCAATCCAGATGACATTGATCACGCAGTTTTGATTGTGGGTTATGGCTCTGAAGGTGATGAGGAGTATTGGATAGTGAAGAATTCATGGGGAACTAGTTGGGGAATAGATGGGTACATATATATAAGGAGGAACACTGATTTGGAGTATGGGGTTTGTGCAATCAATGCCATGGCTTCTTATCCAACCAAAGAATCTGTTACACCTTCACCATCTCCTTTCCCATCTCCGTCTGTTCCACCACcgccacccccaccaccaccacctccacctccaccaccaccaccaccaccttcaccAACACCTCCTTCTCCTGGTCCTTCACCAATTCAGTGTGGAGACTTCTCCTATTGTGCATCCACAGAGACTTGCTGCTGCATTTTTGAGTTTTATGATTTCTGCCTCATCTATGGCTGCTGTGAGTATGAGGATGCTGTATGCTGCACTGGAACTGAATATTGCTGCCCTGCAGACTATCCCATTTGTGATGTCGATGAAGGACTCTGCCTCCAG AACTATGGAGATTACCTTGGAGTAGCTGCAAAGAAACGAAAGGTTGCGAAACATAAGTTCCCATGGACCAAACTGGAACGAACGGAAAACCTCTATCGACCTCTCCAGTGGAAGAGGAATAGGCTTGCAGCATTGCAGTGA